The Aneurinibacillus uraniidurans genome segment GGCGATCACTCACTACAGCCCGGGCATTCGTAACACCATTTAACTTTAGATTGCGATTGGCCAGCGCGACAGCACGCTCATTAATATCAACCATAAGCACTTGACCATTTGGAGTAAGAGTGGCAGCGGACATTCCCATCGGACCATACCCGCAGCCTACATCAAGAACGTCCATGCCATCTGCGATTCCCATCGTTTTGATCAACAGTACACTCCCAAAATCAATCCGATTTTTGGAGAAAACACCCCGATCTGTTATAAACCGAAAATCCCGACCGCGTAGCGTAAACGTAAATGTCTGTTCTCGACTGTCGGCTCCGGGTTGATTCGTATAGTAATGCTCCACCTGTGCTTCACCCTTTCTGGATAGTAACAAAACGCCCGGCGGTAATCGCCGGGCGTTTTATACAGAAGGTATAAAACCT includes the following:
- a CDS encoding class I SAM-dependent methyltransferase, which gives rise to MEHYYTNQPGADSREQTFTFTLRGRDFRFITDRGVFSKNRIDFGSVLLIKTMGIADGMDVLDVGCGYGPMGMSAATLTPNGQVLMVDINERAVALANRNLKLNGVTNARAVVSDRLASIPENQMFDVILTNPPIRAGKQVVHGIFEEACAHLKQGGSLWVVIQKKQGAPSAFARLQELYGDVEEVERKKGYSIFRAQKL